ACGAGCATAGGTTCCTCCCAAGATGCCACCCGCTTCATTCaaggtatgtccttccatctctacATGGGATACAACCACATTCATATTGAATCAATTTGGACTGTCTGACTTTGGTTTACCTATTGCCTTGCAGTGTCTGGCAGCACTGTGTTCCTGTTAGAGCCACCAGCACAAGCACCAGACGATGCTGATCCAGTGAGTACTCCATCAAAGGCATACTGTAGGCCTGGCATGTCTTGTCTACTAGCTTCAATATGAATCCGATTAAATGTGATAGGGTGAAGGCCCCagtgcagcagcaacagcacatgatggagacgatgatgatgaggaggagaccaTCTCTCTGGATCCCAGAAGGCATGAGGTATCATGGTAAGACTGTGAAAGTACTATTTACTCTACAATGGTGAGGAGTCCTCATCAAAATCAAAAAATCTAATTTCTTTTACAGGACCCAGATGCTATACAGTGGGAAAACCAGCCTGGCAACATAGTGCGTATTAATAAAAGGACACCACATCCTGCCAAATTCCAGCTGCGCTAATTGTATTGTGTTCACAGAGCTCACAAGCTATCAGAAAGTTGTATGGCAACAACCTCCGGCACCAAATAGAACTGGCAGACATAGACATTCAGTACAAGAAGAAAAAGATGGAAAATCTTGCACTGGAGTCCGAAATAAAAAGAGGACAATTAGGAAACTGGACCTTGAAATAAAAAAacttgagagggaggtgagatatgccttcaatgtacactgtatgctaactgtaacacaaatgtattaatcattatttgtatttcctcCCCCAGCTCCAAGAAGATGACACAGCTCAAAATAAAAATTAGGTATATTCTCGTAAAGTCAAGTGAGCCATGACATATGAGCTCTTATTGTGAGCACACAGGACGGTGGCATCTTTCTAAGGTTTTTTTATTTTCCCAGCAATCAGTACAACCAAGTCATCGTTATAAGGCATCGCCCTCTTTTGCCCACCCCCAGCACCAGGTGTGGCCACTAGCCTATATGAAGGCCCAaaattgtgtgttccttcctttcTGCTCTGACAATGGCATGCCCATTCGTGCGAGATGTGGTGGATGAAGAAGCACTTGTGCTGAGGAGAGCCTTCAGGCGAGAAAGGGTCTTCAGGGACCGGTTGGACCCACTGGCCTTCCCTGACGACCATCTATATGAAAGATACAGGTTTTCTGCAGATGGCATCAGGTATCTATGCAGACTACTGGGTCCCAGGATTAAGCACCGCACTGCACGGAGCCATGCACTGAGTGTGGAGCAAATGGTTTGTGTGGCCTTGCGCTTTTTTGCTAGTGGAGCCTTCCTGTACTCAGTGGGGGATGCAGAACAGCTGAACAAGGCCACAATTTGCCGCACAAT
This window of the Oncorhynchus keta strain PuntledgeMale-10-30-2019 chromosome 20, Oket_V2, whole genome shotgun sequence genome carries:
- the LOC118399031 gene encoding uncharacterized protein LOC118399031 isoform X3: MPVKNNTHRQGTGGGSPKADLTPAEDMALELNKGRPVLEGIPGGKETSIGSSQDATRFIQVSGSTVFLLEPPAQAPDDADPGEGPSAAATAHDGDDDDEEETISLDPRRHEVSWTQMLYSGKTSLAT